The following proteins are co-located in the Pomacea canaliculata isolate SZHN2017 linkage group LG8, ASM307304v1, whole genome shotgun sequence genome:
- the LOC112569965 gene encoding nuclear valosin-containing protein-like: MESTADKSPYISDPKLVPRIITFLHDEWSAKKGKSAGSTDPQCVADHLQSTFSEYRRRKQKAFFQLVLKGLQVAETEMKKQPAYKEHLSKSSACSPKTGSKRQRQEQMGGDSDSNEEDLICYKDTNAVNNSLRNLYKESSRLQSPLQQSPLGEVQAKVKTKVLTRQNEPSVQQTPTGTAPLWYVDRAGSQSGNASAGVKTPVLMEISEPLQETEIEMVQSPSSSSKHSISKKKVRKHARDKEIDIKKEVAGVMQLNPTVNFSEFVGHDKMLMDLSDQLELFHQPELYSEVDITPNRGILLHGPPGCGKSHLANCIAGHLSVPLLEVPATALVSGLSGESEKNIRQLFEQALTSAPCVLFIDNIESVAANTENANKEMERRMTMQLMSCMDGLKSHLESILVIGATRRPDSIDRALRIQGRFGMEIALGIPDEKTREAILRNLSKKMTLSPNIDLKAVAKATPGFLGGDLNDVKRQAGLQALKRLTRLSRFKLRSIKGEVEGKDNSISQESSLWNEPLPPAGAEGGDILWSEEEKRECLTIMTEDFMKAIKKVQPSALREGFATVPDVTWDDVGAMRDVRDVLDTAILGPARYPEVFARLGMEVSSGVLLVGPPGCGKTLVAKAIANETGINFISVKGPELMNMYVGESERAVRQVFERARNSAPCVIFFDELDSLCPRRSDQENQSSARVVNQLLTEMDGLESRKHVYIMAATNRLDILDPAVLRPGRLGKVVHVPMPSSQDRYEIFCTITKNGTRPCLSEDVDLRTIAESPKCEGFSGADLKALVEEAATVAVKEFLKSDQGNRDKVVVTKGHIDKALETVRPSVSRETQAKYVRSANKQW; this comes from the exons ATGGAGTCGACTGCTGATAAAAGCCCGTACATTTCAGACCCGAAACTTGTTCCAAGGATTATTACA TTCCTCCATGATGAGTGGTctgcaaagaaaggaaaatctGCTGGCAGCACTGATCCACAATGTGTGGCTGATCATCTGCAGTCAACATTCAG tgAGTATCGAAGAAGGAAGCAGAAGGCATTTTTTCAGCTGGTTTTAAAAG gactGCAGGTAGCTGAAACAGAGATGAAAAAACAACCAGCTTACAAAGAACACCTAAGTAAATCATCAGCATGCTCTCCAAAGACAGGATCAAAAAGACAAAG ACAGGAACAGATGGGTGGAGATTCTGACTCCAATGAAGAAGACCTGATTTGCTACAAG GATACCAATGCTGTGAATAACTCACTGAGGAACTTATATAAGGAGAGCAGCAGACTGCAGTCTCCTCTCCAGCAGTCTCCTCTCGGTGAAGTCCAGGCAAAAGTCAAGACCAAAGTTCTGACTCGACAAAATGAGCCCTCTGTCCAGCAGACACCTACAGGCACAGCACCATTGTGGTATGTTGACCGTGCTGGCTCGCAAAGTGGAAATGCATCTGCAGGTGTCAAAACTCCAGTTCTTATGGAAATAAGTGAACCATTGCAGGAAACAGAGATTGAGATGGTGCAGtcaccatcatcttcatcaaagCATAGT ATTTCCAAAAAGAAAGTTAGAAAGCATGCAAGAGACAAGGAGATagacataaaaaaagaag tggcaGGTGTAATGCAGCTGAATCCAACTGTCAACTTTTCAGAGTTTGTGGGCCATGACAAGATGCTGATG GACTTATCCGACCAGCTGGAGCTGTTTCATCAACCAGAACTGTACTCAGAAGTAGACATTACACCCAACAGGGGTATTTTATTGCATGGGCCTCCAGGATGTGGGAAGTCTCACCTGGCCAATTGTATAGCAGGG CATCTTTCTGTGCCATTATTGGAAGTTCCAGCCACTGCTTTGGTCTCAGGCTTGTCAGgggaatcagaaaaaaacatacgACAGCTATTTGAGCAGGCTCTT acTTCTGCTCCTTGTGTCTTATTTATTGATAACATTGAGAGTGTGGCTGCTAATACAGAAAATGCTAACAAAGAGATGGAGCGCAGGATGACTATGCAGCTGATGTCTTGCATGGATG GATTAAAGTCACACCTTGAAAGTATTCTAGTGATTGGTGCCACAAGGAGACCAGACTCAATTGACAGAGCTTTGCGGATTCAAGGCCGTTTTGGCATGGAAATAGCTCTTGGCATACCAGATGAAAAAACAAGGGAAGCCATTCTGCGTAATTTAAGTAAGAAGATGACCCTGTCACCAAACATTGATCTAAAAGCAGTAGCTAAAGCCACTCCAGGATTTCTGGGTGGAGATCTCAATGATGTAAAAAGACAGGCTGGATTGCAGGCCTTGAAGAGATTAACCag ATTGTCAAGATTCAAACTCAGGAGCATAAAGGGTGAAGTAGAAGGAAAAGATAACAGCATTTCACAAGAAAGTTCATTATGGAATGAACCATTACCACCTGCAG GTGCTGAGGGTGGAGACATTCTGTggtctgaagaagaaaaaagagaatgccTGACAATAATGACAGAAGACTTCATG AAAGCTATTAAGAAAGTACAACCTTCAGCACTAAGAGAAGGTTTTGCTACAGTGCCAGACGTGACCTGGGATGATGTGGGTGCTATGAGGGATGTTCGAGATGTCCTTGACACTGCCATTTTG GGTCCAGCACGTTACCCAGAAGTGTTTGCCCGTCTTGGGATGGAAGTGTCTTCAGGAGTTTTGTTGGTTGGACCACCAGGCTGTGGTAAAACTCTGGTTGCAAAG GCTATTGCAAATGAGACTggaatcaattttatttctgtgaagGGCCCAGAACTCATGAATATG TATGTaggtgagagcgagagagcagTCAGGCAAGTCTTTGAACGAGCCAGAAACTCTGCACCATGTGTCATTTTCTTTGATGAGTTAGATTCTCTTTGTCCCCGGAGATCTGACCAAGAG AATCAATCTAGTGCAAGAGTGGTGAACCAGTTATTGACAGAGATGGATGGACTCGAATCAAGGAAGCATGTGTACATTATGGCAGCTACAAATCGCCTTG ATATCTTGGACCCAGCTGTGCTAAGACCTGGAAGACTAGGCAAAGTGGTTCATGTCCCAATGCCTAGCTCACAAGATCGTTATGAAATCTTTTGCACCATCACCAAG AATGGTACAAGGCCTTGTCTTAGTGAAGACGTGGATCTGAGAACCATTGCAGAAAGTCCCAAATGCGAAGGATTTTC GGGGGCTGATCTAAAGGCTTTGGTGGAGGAAGCAGCCACTGTGGCTGTAAAAGAATTCCTGAAGTCAGATCAAGGCAACCGTGACAAAGTCGTGGTGACCAAAGGTCATATTGATAAAGCTCTGGAAACAGTGAGACCATCAGTCAGCAGAGAG acaCAAGCAAAATATGTGAGATCTGCCAACAAACAGTGgtga
- the LOC112569966 gene encoding kinesin-like protein KIF6 isoform X2 translates to MEQFLHMARLEVERHLPLQEELNVTWIVGLFHALFLIFLAKWRAKVTLLEDSDQNIHLKNLTVHQANTEEEALNLLFLGDTNRMIAETPMNQASSRSHCIFTIHIVSRETGSATIRRSKLHLVDLAGSERVSKTGVNGQILTEAKYINLSLHYLEQVIVALSEKNRQHVPYRNSLMTSVLRDSLGGNCMTTMIATCSMEKKNMDESISTCRFAQRVAMIRNDVMVNEELDPKLLIMKLRQENKDLRDQLALATGEQLQDELTEDDIQWCEDAVQRYLEDSDPHSYLSLGPDLRKIQACFKIMKMRILQRPAPVQPQPIPQPESTPDVGPYSKTELKKLKDLLLQRDNEINILVNMLKREKKRAADAQASKEELDLRSVSQSSEANGHISHRTSELLGKGDFEVPDRSNNKKTRQEVHPVLENNDCMKNKILGPMSLGRQEAFDIFMRDYSQNQLIEENKQVLKQRYGQAKALGEKLNAAKQRINHLKGEVDQLRTQVGVSEEDLRKAEQSLREEMESEKMIYKETFVELRTMKTEIEHLQHLLEKAKVKLMKDFELWWAQQTTAINETESKAAIRTAWKTPPLTPPNSSVYSQKSYGETQSLLSDTDSKLSQHLHSGRHSHTMAANFTGQKMERADTHLLNQEKPEGPGGIPLTGDPQVDADIMAFVRARQNILRQAQGKR, encoded by the exons ATGGAACAATTTTTGCATATGGCCAG ACTGGAAGTGGAAAGACATTTACCATTACAGGAGGAGCTGAACGTTACGTGGATCGTGGGATTATTCCACGCtctctttcttatatttttagcAAAATGGAGAGC GAAGGTGACTCTTTTGGAAGATTCTGATCAGAATATCCATTTGAAAAACCTCACTGTACATCAAGCCAATACAGAGGAAGAAGCTTTGAACCTTCTCTTTCTTGGAGACACAAACCGGATGATAGCAGAG ACCCCGATGAATCAAGCATCCTCTCGGTCCCACTGTATTTTCACAATACACATCGTCTCCAGGGAAACAGGCTCTGCAACTATTCGTCGTTCCAAGTTACATTTAGTTGATCTTGCAGG GTCAGAAAGAGTGTCGAAGACTGGAGTGAATGGACAAATTTTGACTGAAGCAAAGTACATCAACCTTTCACTGCATTACTTAGAACAA GTGATTGTAGCCTTATCAGAGAAGAACCGGCAGCATGTACCATACAGAAACTCCCTGATGACGTCTGTGCTCAGGGACAGCCTAGGAGGAAACTGTATGACCACAATGATAGCAACTTGTTctatggaaaaaaagaatatggaT GAATCCATATCAACCTGTCGATTTGCTCAACGAGTGGCCATGATAAGAAATGATGTTATGGTAAATGAGGAACTAGATCCAAAGCTTCTCATAATGAAACTGAGGCAAGAGAACAAGGATCTGCGAGACCAGCTTGCCTTAGCAACTGGAGAACAGCTTCAAGATGAACTTACTGAAGATGATATCCAATG GTGTGAGGATGCAGTTCAGAGGTACTTGGAAGATTCTGATCCACATTCTTACCTTTCTCTTGGTCCTGACCTGCGCAAGATTCAAGCatgctttaaaattatgaaG ATGCGCATCCTTCAACGACCAGCTCCTGTACAACCACAACCAATTCCACAACCTGAAAGTACCCCTGATGTTGGTCCATATAGCAAGACTGAGCTGAAAAAGCTCAAAGACCTGTTGCTCCAGAGagacaatgaaataa ACATTTTAGTAAACAtgttgaagagagagaaaaagcgaGCAGCAGATGCGCAGGCTTCAAAAGAAGAATTGGATCTTAGGAGTGTATCACAGAGTTCAGAGGCCAATGGACATATTTCACACAGAACCAGTGAACTCCTTGGCAAGGGCGACTTTGAGGTACCGGATAGAtccaacaataaaaaaacaagacaagaagTTCATCCTGTGCTTGAGAATAATGAttgcatgaaaaacaaaatct TGGGACCCATGTCATTGGGACGGCAAGAAGCATTTGATATCTTTATGCGAGATTACAGTCAAAACCAGCTTATAGAGGAGAACAAGCAGGTCTTAAAACAGCGCTATGGTCAAGCCAAGGCTCTTGGAGAAAAGCTTAATGCAGCAAAACAGAGAATTA ACCATCTGAAGGGGGAAGTAGATCAACTCAGAACCCAAG TTGGTGTCAGTGAAGAGGATTTAAGAAAAGCGGAACAGTCATTGAGAGAAGAAATGGAGAGTGAGAAAATGAT TTACAAAGAAACGTTTGTAGAGCTTCGTACAATGAAAACAGAGATAGAGCATTTGCAGCATCTGCTGgagaaggcaaaggtgaaactcATGAAGGACTTTGAACTCTGGTGGGCACAACAAACAACTGCCATAAAT GAAACAGAATCAAAAGCTGCCATTCGTACAGCATGGAAGACACCACCTTTAACCCCACCTAATAGCAGTGTCTACAGCCAAAAAAGTTATGGGGAAACTCAATCTCTCCTCAGTGACACAGACTCTAAGTTGAGTCAGCATCTGCACTCTGGACGACACAGTCATACAATGGCAGCCAATTTCACTGGACAAAAGATGGAGAGGGCGGACACACACTTACTGAA cCAAGAAAAGCCAGAAGGACCAGGGGGCATTCCTCTGACAGGAGATCCACAGGTAGATGCAGACATTATGGCATTTGTGCGTGCAAGGCAAAATATTCTTCGCCAAG ctcAAGGAAAAAGGTGA